The following proteins are co-located in the Neodiprion virginianus isolate iyNeoVirg1 chromosome 6, iyNeoVirg1.1, whole genome shotgun sequence genome:
- the LOC124308090 gene encoding EEF1A lysine methyltransferase 2 has protein sequence MAEDEQELDSSELGTQDYWDKTYSLEINNFKHHGDVGEVWFGEDSALRIVRWLSTKPELVASTDRIIDLGCGNGMMLVELHDEGFTNLTGVDYSQNAIDLASQVLRDKSCSHITLQTFDILENDIADLGSTFRVAHDKGTYDAVSLNPDNPKEKREKYIKNVKEMLDPQGILIITSCNWTEDELINHFKIYFELLHSIPTPSFRFAGQTGNLISSLVFRKR, from the exons ATGGCGGAAGACGAGCAGGAGCTGGATTCCTCAGAACTTGGAACGCAGGATTA CTGGGACAAGACTTATTCCCTggaaataaacaattttaagCACCACGGCGACGTTGGGGAAGTTTGGTTCGGAGAGGACAGTGCTCTGAGAATAGTCAG GTGGCTAAGTACCAAGCCTGAGCTAGTCGCGAGCACAGACAGGATAATCGACCTCGGCTGCGGCAACGGGATGATGCTGGTCGAGCTGCACGACGAGGGGTTCACCAACTTGACGGGAGTCGATTACTCGCAGAACGCAATTGACCTGGCTTCCCAAGTCCTGAGGGATAAAAGCTGTTCACACATAACGCTGCAGACCTTTGACATCCTGGAGAATGACATAGCGGATCTTGGATCGACCTTCAGAGTTGCTCACGATAAGGGAACTTATGACGCAGTTAGCTTGAATCCCGATAATCCAAAGGAGAAGAGGGAGAAGTATATAAAGAATGTCAAGGAAATGCTCGATCCTCAGGGTATTTTAATCATCACTTCGTGCAACTGGACCGAAGATGAGCTAATTAACCATTTCAAGATCT ATTTCGAACTACTTCACAGCATTCCTACACCATCGTTCCGATTTGCTGGACAAACCGGAAACTTGATCAGTTCTTTAGTATTTAGAAAAAGGTGA
- the LOC124308089 gene encoding ferrochelatase, mitochondrial isoform X1, with protein sequence MTTGLASFSSMLNFGRKCVAAPVSAVRLMSVAAQPRESSTPKAKTGILMLNMGGPQTTDQVHDYLLRIMTDRDMIQLPVQSQLGPWIAKRRTPEVQKKYNEIGGGSPILKWTNIQGELMCKQLDTVSPETAPHKHYVGFRYVDPLVDDTLKQIEEDGIERTVIFSQYPQYSCATSGSSFNSIYDYYKNRKVPSNMKWSIIDRWALHPLLIKIVAERVKEQLVQFPSDVRKDVLILFSAHSLPLKAVNRGDAYPSEVGATVQLVMQELKHSNPYSLVWQSKVGPLPWLAPFTDDALKGYVKQGRKHFILVPIAFVNEHIETLHEMDIEYCHDLAKELGIETIRRAAAPNDHPIFIDALTDIVASHLKSNQPINPKFLTRCPHCVNARCGYSKSWFAELCKV encoded by the exons ATGACCACCGGATTAGCCAGCTTTTCAAGCATGCTTAATTTTG GAAGAAAATGTGTCGCTGCACCGGTATCGGCGGTTCGTCTGATGTCAGTCGCAGCTCAGCCAAGAGAGAGCTCGACTCCAAAGGCAAAGACAGGTATTCTGATGCTCAACATGGGTGGACCACAAACTACAGATCAAGTTCACGACTATTTGTTACGTATCATGACCGACAGAGACATGATACAGTTGCCAGTTCAAAG tcAGCTTGGCCCGTGGATTGCCAAACGACGCACCCCCGAAGTGCAGAAAAAGTACAATGAGATCGGCGGTGGATCTCCTATTTTAAAATGGACCAACATCCAAGGAGAACTTATGTGCAAGCAGCTGGATACAGTCTCCCCCGAGACTGCGCCGCACAAGCATTACGTTGGCTTTCGATACGTCGATCCACTGGTCGACGATACTCTCAAACAAATCGAAGA GGATGGCATCGAGCGCACTGTCATATTTTCACAGTATCCACAATACAGCTGCGCCACTTCCGGATCTAGTTTCAATTCAATCTACGATTATTACAAAAATAG GAAAGTACCCAGCAACATGAAATGGAGTATAATTGATAGATGGGCTTTGCATCCACTTCTAATTAAAATCGTTGCTGAAAGAGTCAAGGAACAGTTGGTACAATTCCCAAGCGATGTGAGGAAGGATGTACTCATACTTTTCTCTGCTCACTCACTTCCTCTTAAA GCTGTCAACCGAGGAGACGCGTACCCTTCGGAAGTGGGGGCTACTGTTCAACTGGTTATGCAAGAGTTGAAACACTCTAATCCCTACAGTTTGGTTTGGCAATCAAAG GTCGGTCCTCTACCCTGGTTGGCACCATTCACCGACGACGCTTTGAAGGGTTACGTTAAACAAGGGAGAAAACATTTCATCCTAGTGCCAATCGCCTTTGTCAATGAACACATAGAGACACTTCATGAAATGGACATCGAGTACTGTCACGATTTGGCTAAGGAG CTCGGAATTGAGACTATTCGCCGAGCAGCCGCGCCCAACGATCATCCGATATTCATCGATGCTCTGACAGACATCGTCGCCTCACACCTGAAGTCTAATCAACCGATAAACCCCAAGTTCCTGACACGGTGTCCCCACTGCGTAAATGCGAGATGCGGTTATAGCAAATCCTGGTTCGCAGAGCTGTGCAAAGTCTAA
- the LOC124308089 gene encoding ferrochelatase, mitochondrial isoform X2 has product MCKQLDTVSPETAPHKHYVGFRYVDPLVDDTLKQIEEDGIERTVIFSQYPQYSCATSGSSFNSIYDYYKNRKVPSNMKWSIIDRWALHPLLIKIVAERVKEQLVQFPSDVRKDVLILFSAHSLPLKAVNRGDAYPSEVGATVQLVMQELKHSNPYSLVWQSKVGPLPWLAPFTDDALKGYVKQGRKHFILVPIAFVNEHIETLHEMDIEYCHDLAKELGIETIRRAAAPNDHPIFIDALTDIVASHLKSNQPINPKFLTRCPHCVNARCGYSKSWFAELCKV; this is encoded by the exons ATGTGCAAGCAGCTGGATACAGTCTCCCCCGAGACTGCGCCGCACAAGCATTACGTTGGCTTTCGATACGTCGATCCACTGGTCGACGATACTCTCAAACAAATCGAAGA GGATGGCATCGAGCGCACTGTCATATTTTCACAGTATCCACAATACAGCTGCGCCACTTCCGGATCTAGTTTCAATTCAATCTACGATTATTACAAAAATAG GAAAGTACCCAGCAACATGAAATGGAGTATAATTGATAGATGGGCTTTGCATCCACTTCTAATTAAAATCGTTGCTGAAAGAGTCAAGGAACAGTTGGTACAATTCCCAAGCGATGTGAGGAAGGATGTACTCATACTTTTCTCTGCTCACTCACTTCCTCTTAAA GCTGTCAACCGAGGAGACGCGTACCCTTCGGAAGTGGGGGCTACTGTTCAACTGGTTATGCAAGAGTTGAAACACTCTAATCCCTACAGTTTGGTTTGGCAATCAAAG GTCGGTCCTCTACCCTGGTTGGCACCATTCACCGACGACGCTTTGAAGGGTTACGTTAAACAAGGGAGAAAACATTTCATCCTAGTGCCAATCGCCTTTGTCAATGAACACATAGAGACACTTCATGAAATGGACATCGAGTACTGTCACGATTTGGCTAAGGAG CTCGGAATTGAGACTATTCGCCGAGCAGCCGCGCCCAACGATCATCCGATATTCATCGATGCTCTGACAGACATCGTCGCCTCACACCTGAAGTCTAATCAACCGATAAACCCCAAGTTCCTGACACGGTGTCCCCACTGCGTAAATGCGAGATGCGGTTATAGCAAATCCTGGTTCGCAGAGCTGTGCAAAGTCTAA